In Oreochromis aureus strain Israel breed Guangdong linkage group 17, ZZ_aureus, whole genome shotgun sequence, the genomic stretch AACCTATTTGTTCAATGACTATTTTGATGTCTTTTAATTTCAGACATGTAGTAAGTACATTCTGACGATACAAGGTCAAGATCTAAATGGTGACCCCCGTGGAAACACTGGAACTACCACTATTATCATAAATGTCCTTGATGTGAATGATAATTCTCCCACACTGGAAAAAGATCAGGTACCTCTCTTCCTTACATTCCTCTATATTAACATATCTAGTAGGGGAAATACTTATTTCaccccctgctgaatttgtgaTTTTGCCACATAGAGAGAACTGAAAAGTATCCTTTTTTTATgtggtttcattttaatgggagAGGCaaaatatcaaccaaaaatccagaaaaaaagaacattacATGGAATTGTgaattgatttgcatgtcattaaGTGAAATAACTATTTCAGATCAAAAGGTTATTTCAAATGGCACAGAAAACAAGTAATGAGCAGGATAGGAACTGACAGAACAAACTGACAGAGGCTCACACAACATGAGTGAGGATGTGACCAAGAACAGAGTGACACAGACAGTATATACACAGGAGGAGATTAGTGTAGAGTaaagacacatgcacacagctgAACTCTAATTTCACGTTATGTGTTTCACTTACAGTATGAAGGAAGCATTGAGGAGAACACACAAGGTGTGGAGGTAATGAGAATCAAAGCAGAGGACATGGATCTACAAGGCACAGACAACTGGGAAGCTGTGTTTGATATTGTCAAAGGCAATGAGGCTGGGTATTTCAGCATTAAAACAGACCCCAACACCAATGAAGGCATCTTAATGCTTGACAAGGTACAGTCTTTTTAATTGGGAAGAAATTATGTGCTGTTACTCTGCTTTTTTACTATCTGGCAAGTGCAAagtcaaacacaaacacttgaAGAAACCAACTCTCTTATGGTGTAGGGTCTAGCTACAGACATAAGTAGAAAGCTAAGAAAGATTCTCAAAAATCtgtaacatttcattttttcactcACTTTAGAAGTATTATAGCAGACTAAACACACACTGTTTCCTATGGCTGTCTATGCTTCAATTCACAAGAGTGCTATTTACATATATgaagatttgttttattttggtttaaatGAACCTGTGGCCATTAGactaaattaaatatgaacCTGCAGAGAGGTGGCCactaatttaaaatttaaagaaacACTCAAAATTGTCCAGTACAAGTGCTGTTACAAACTTTAATGATCAtacataaaaaatttaaatcaaaTAACAAAGAAACTAATGGACAGATCCTTTAGTAATTCAGTTaagaaacaaaaggaaagtGTCAAGTGCTATTAAAATTACCACTCACCCCAACTCAGCGATCAAACTCATATAATTCCACAAGGTGCCACCACCAACCTGACTACCCCGAGGGGGCACACTGGCTGCCACCAGGAAGCCCTGAAGAAGACAGAGGAACCAGGATTAAAATCATTAGGAGAATATCTTAAATAAGCACcaaacaacttttaaaaaaagattttttattcttttttaaaaataaaattaaacattatAGCCAAAAATCAGTGCTTGAAAAAACAATACCCACAATTTCCCACTATCAAGGCAGCTACAGGTTAGTATTCATGGTGAAGTGCTTTAACAttgatctttttcttttcagttaatCAGCTTTAGAAACTCATCTAGTCTAGATAACTTGGAGGGTTATGTGGAACAAAGCCCCTTCACTGAACAAGACAAAAGCCTTCTGTTTCTTAAGCACCTCCAACTAATATATCCACCATTCTCAATACTGCAGATTCCCTTAGGGGAATAGGAGCTCCTGttcactatataaataaaattgaactgaaaagtgaactacataaagaaaataataaaataataaaaagttaaataaaacccTTTATTGAGATGATCAGAAAGCACATCCCAAAATCAATATCTGTAACAGGACTGTGCAACAGTTATAAAAGTTGAGTCCATCACAGTCAGTGATGAGAATTTTAATGCTTAATGATTAAAATGAACCATTGTTGTGTTCTGCTCTATCATATTTGGGAAAAATGGGAGATTTAAGTGGCTTTAGTATATGATTAGTTattcaatttttaaaatttaaactgtatataagaaaacaacattttgctttaagttttgCAAATCCTAATCTGGCTAGTAGATGGGGACCAGTGTTGGGGTCATAACTCTAAAAAGAAATTATGTATTACACATTACTGttacctttttttaattaaagcagTATGTTACTTCATTACCCATCTGAGAAGGTAACTTTTACATTATTTTGCATTACTCTGTAACATATACTGAAATGCATTTTCATGCAATTACCTAATAATTATGTTATAATAATCTAAACCTACTAATAAAAAACAGAGCTAGCTAAGATAATAATATAAACCAGAGGCTAGAGTGCCACACATTGACACAAATATGTATCCTAATGACGACACATACTTTGCTTCTTTTGATGTCACATATGAAcacaaaaatgacaacaaattGCAAAGCTGAATGTCACCCCAAAGAGACATTAAAGTGAAtgccacagtgattctactttagaaacataAACATATAATATTCACTGCTTTTGTTACCTGCTGAAGATCAACCTGACCTGGGGTCAGCATATGTTATGCTTTAACATCACTCAGGATTCTTTGTTAGCTTTGTTTTAGTATACTGTCTGTGGAGatgcttgcaaaaagaaaacgtTGTATTAGGAGTGTAATgtagttgtttctgtcctgtttTTCAATATGCTCATAACACATAGCACAGGAGCATAACTTTGCAGGTTAGTTTATATAAAATCCATAATACCTTTTGTTTTACAATAAGCAAAAATGTATCAACAATAGCAACACCCCAATTATAAATGCATATAAAACACTGTACTGTTTCTTATGTGTCATCaatcattttaattattttttgagCTAAAAGATATGTTCTTGTATCTGTCATTTACAGGCTGTGGATTATGAGGATGTAAAGAACCTTGAACTAGGCTTAGCCGTCAGGAACAAGAATCCATTTGTTGGAAGTGGAGGTGGTGGAGCAAGTGCAGCATTTGGAGCAAGTGGAGGaagtggtggaggtggtggtggtggtagtggtggAGGCGGTGAAAGATTTAAAACTTATCCTATCAAAATCAATGTGAAGAACCAGCCTGAGGGGCCACGTTTCAATCCTAAAGTCAAAGCTATTCCCGTCTCAGAGGGAGGGAAAtcctttaacattaaaaatgttattgcaAGCTACCCTGCAGTGGACGGGGATACTGGACAACCAGCTAAGGCAGTCAAGTCAGTCCACATACACATGTGTCAGCTTCTCTTTCTGTGCACAATAATAGTGATGCTAATAACTGGTCTATTTCTGCTGTAGATATGCCAAAGGCTCAGACCCTGACAACTGGCTAACTATTGACCCAGAGACAGCTGAGATCAAACTGAACAAGATGCCTGACAGGGAATCTCCATACCTGGTCAATGGGACATATACTGCCAAAATACTCTGCATTTCAGATGGTACAGCATGAATGTTGAACACTCTGGAGAAAtatcaaagcaaaaaaaagaaaaagaaagaaaatactgGATTATATATGTTTGTTTCTGGTTTTACACCACAGACATGCCTGGCAAAACAGCCACTGGTACAATAGCCATCCAAGTGGAAGATTCTAATGACCACTGCCCCACCCTGACCAGCAACTTCCAGACTCTGTGCACCACAGCAAATGCTGTAATTGTGAATGCTAATGATAAAGACGCATATCCTAATGGCCCCCCTTTTCAGTTTGAGATCATCCCAGAAAACACAAAAGGGAAATGGAACATGGAGCATCTAAATAGTGAGATGATGATttccgattttttttttctttttgttgttttctttttagatatagtagttaaataaagaaaacagtgacaaaagagagaaaaggtcAATATAGcatagttttgttgttgtttgctttgtttgctttgttttgtttgacaaaTTTTACTATTTTATTTTGAGATAAAAATGTGGATTACAATCTGTCATATACACACTAAGAGTAAATCTATGAGTAATGCATTACATCACATTTTTCTGGTTTCTGACAGACACTGCAGCTATCTTGCGGTCTCAGGAGGCTTTTTGGCCTGGTGTTTATGAAGTGGAATTTGTGGTGAAGGATCAGCAGGGACACGCCTGCCCTGAACCTCAGAGAATGACGGTCCAAGTTTGCACCTGCGAGGATGGAGTTGTGTGTGGAAAGCGAGGCAGCAATGGTCATGCTagcaaaacaacatcattaGGACCTGCGGCCATTGGGCTAATACTAGCGGGCCTACTACTGCTCTTAAGTAAGCATTatgtgattattttattttagaattTTGATCAGATAAAAAAGGACAATGAAATAAATATACTGATACCCGAACCATACCAAAATGTAACTCTCTTACctaaaaacttaaataaatcTTTATAGGTAGGTACTGACTACTTTATCGGTAGACTTGGTCAGCTtttaattatataaatatataataagcCAATCACATCACAACACCATCTATGGGGAATCTATGGAGAATAAAGGCAGGTGAGGAAAAGAGGCATAAACTGGTACTAGCAGGGTTTACCTAATAAACCCTGTGTCTCTCCCAATAGGAAATACATAGCCAAAAGTAATTACAGACCAAACTATTCTACACTTGCTACCAATaactacaaaaaataaacagatttgCTTTGTGTAACAATTTAAAATCCCCCAAAGCTTACCAAAGCTTTAAGGAATCGCTAGTAATTACATATATTTTAgggattttacacattttgaaAAACTGTTGCTCCTTCTTTGGACCTCACACCACATTTGTAGCTTTAacttgaaataaaacattttttttttttttttacagtcattCCTCTGCTATTGTTCTTCTGCCTATGTGGATCCGCTAAACAGTTTCCAGACCTCTTTAGTGACATGCCTGACTGTGAGACCAAGTCACACCTTATTAACTACTGCACCGAAGGGCCGGGAAAAAACACGGTGAGACTGCAACTACCTTAAGTGCTGAAAACCAGAATAATCTCGGCATCGATGATGATGTCTTTGTGAAAGCTCCATCACAGTGATTTTTAAACTGTTCACTGTTCTAACAATTGTATGACTTTTATAGGAAGTGCCTCTAGTGAATTCACTCCAAGAAGTGGATAGGAATCCCCTCCTTGTGATTACTGGCACAGTTAAAAATGTAGCAGTGGCACCAGCGGGAAGTTTGGATTACGAGGCATCTCTCACTAACATTAATGGGATGAAATGGGGCACCTATCAAGATGGTTTTTCAACTGACTATGGACAAGAAATGGGGGGTTTCACTGATTTCCATTCTGAGTTTGAGACCAGAGAATCAAGTCAAGGTGGACTTTTTGATAGCATGGCCCTGCCACATTACTTCCTGGCACAGTATTACTCTCAGGTGAGAAATTAACTGACAACTAAATGGACAACTAAATCCAATTAAATGGAAAGTTTTAACACTAAACATGATATGTAGTAGTTTTACTTATGATGTTATGTGAACACATGTGTTAATGTTGCAACTAATAATGTTTATGTGGATATTATTCACTTTTTATTGGCTGTCATTGTCGTCAATAAATATGTCTTtcgttatttttaaaatgtactgattttcttttttttttttttaatacagaaGACAGCCAGTGGAGATGACAACCTTGGCGTGAAGGATGGTTTGTTGGTGTCTGATTATGAGGGCCAAGGGTCCTCTGCTGGCTCAGTAggctgcagcagcattttggagTCAGACAATGACCTTCAGTTTCTTGATGACCTCGGACCAAAGTTCAAGACTCTCGCAGAGGTGTGCAGAGGCAAGACAATGTCTTGTGATGAGAAACAAGTGCTACCCCCTACCCCTAATGCCTACATCAATACTCAAACCTCAGTATCAAGTTCGATGAGTGCACAAAAGCTCTCCCCTCCACCCAAACTGGAGCCTGCCATCTCCAAAGTGGAGCAGAGTGTGGTCATGAAGACAACTGAGCATTCTGAAATTGTAAAGGAAAGTACAGCCAAGGTGAAGGAAGAGATGAACACAATGAAAGCAGGGTTGGCAAATCAAGGCCAGATGCTCctaatgcagcagcagcagcctgtgtACTACACCACCACTCCTGTGTTGCAGCCAATGCATTATGTAGTCCAGCCACAGGTCCACAacactgtgctgctggctgaggcgcCAACCACCAACCTTCAAGGCATGGTGCTGGTTAACAACCCACAGACTGGACCTGCCCAAGGAGTATTCGTTCAAGGGCAGACACTAATGTCCAGTGGACAAGCCCAGGGCCCTGGAATGGTGCTGGTGGAGAATGGTGACACCCATAGTTGGAGTGATGGCCTGATCCAAGCTGGGAGCTTGTCTGGGTCCCAGACCATGATGGTTGTCAAAGGCAAGGCCCCTTCAGGGTCAATGAAAGTGCTAAAGGGGAGCCAGGGTCTTCTTGTTCAGGGAAGTACTCTACTGTCAGAAGGGGTCTCAGGATCTAAGAAAGTGCTGACAGTTGGCGTGCCAACTATCAGCAACAAGCAGCTGGTTCAAGAGGGAGGTCTTTCAAAGAAGAGTGAGGTCTTTGGCTCTGAAAAGGTCATCTACAGCAGGAGCAGCCAATCTACTGCCTTAAAGGCAAATCAGTAGAGCATTCACTATAGTGACCCACCTACTGGTTTTTAAGGTGACAAGAGAAAATCATTAAATGGCAGATGAATTCCTGGACAACTGATGGccttttttagtttcaaaataaTGTATTAATCTTGTGCTTTCAGTATTTTCATGGGAAGCCTGTAAGAGCAAATGGTGGTGGTGAAGGGTGGTGgcgcgcgcatgtgtgtgtctgtgtgtgtgtgtgtgtgtgtgtatgtgtgtgtgattgtgtgtgtgtgtgtgtgtgtgtgtgtgtgtccttgaaTTACTTACCTCTGCCACCTCTCCAAGGAACTCCCCACATCACTGACTGTGTTACTTCTTAATCCATAACTGTAAGAGAGCCACAGGCGAGATGGAGGAGACACACTTGCACGCAGGAATTTTTTTCATCCCACATACAATTTGTTTACAAAATACCGATACTAGTTTAGGTCTGGTTGGTAGTGAGGGCAACCATAATGATTAAATAAgtccacaaacacaaaccacTGGGTTAAAGACCCAGAATCATCACACTTGTGCTTCAGCCAGCTACATAAAGGCTTTGCTTTCTTGCCTCTTTTAttagttcattttatttctgctttgctATATCAATGTTATGTTGATATCCCAGTCTCAATAAATATATTCCTCAATGCTTCCGCTTGCTTGTGATGTTCCTACGAATATACCAGTAGTCAATTGCTGTTGCTGTTAGAAGcactgcatttaaaaataaaataaaatgttaaacaaaaaaaaaaagcactgtgttttttgtggggttgtctcgggatgcatcacggtgccttgcctggggttagTTTCTGTTCTTGGGATGAAGGTTGTGCttgctcccttaccttctcaagGTTGGCTTGGTTAACCTACTTGTGCAAGCTTTTCACATGGACTTAACGGTTTGTGAGATTTTTcccctttagaaatgtcccaCATATTTTATCTcattccactacaagacacttgtttttaatctaaaaaaaacagtcatattcaaagtaatctcAAATTAGACTCTCGCACTTTCTCCcaacttttcctgacatgatgatGCACTTGCTATCTGCAGGCATAATGCagcacaacaagaaaaaaaaagaaagaaactagaCTTCTCATTAACCTTGAACTATTGTTTGacgcacacaaaaacaaagaactaaaaaaaataactaagcATGTTTTCTCGATTATTTTAGTTGATTTTAATTCGTTTTGGGAACGCTCAATACAGTttcagttagttttccttttttcacaaacccttttttgtatttatttgagtTAACGAAAGTGTTTATTTAGTTCtagttattttgttgtttttcattaatGATAATAACCTTACTAGTCAAAACTTGAATCCTACAGTGCCACCTTGCCAGGTTAAAGACATATTAAAGCTTAAGCCCCCTCCCCAGAACAAACCATTCAAGCATCAATCAACTAACATTAATCAATATTTTTATCTATTATCATGACAAAGATATTCTATTTACTACTTCTAATGATTTTATACAAATATAGAAGTTAGTTCACAATGATAAAAATACCAAACAAAAGACTGACAAACTCCCCTCTGGTTTTTAACTACTTGGTAAGCTTTCAAATCCACCCAATATAAAAAGACTTGGCACTTGGCACTTCGTGTTTGACGCTCTGTACCTCCAAGATAGTGGCAACATGGAGCAGAGCAGCCTTCCAACATTCCAGTAGTGATGGCAATGTTGGAAGCGTTGAAGCTTTCCATCCAATTGGTTTgggaaaaatgttcatttctcaATGAATATGTGAGAAatgaacatttgttttttgtggttCATTCATcgagtttattatttatttatgtgtaaGTACAGCTAATAGAAGtttatcaattttttttaaaacctttttattaaTGATTGATGTATGATTTATATAAATCCAACTTGACATTAGATGTTTATGTTAAAACTGttaaacaattttatttattttttttattttttttaaagattggaCATTGATTGTGCTTATGAAAAACAGTAATGGTGACTATTCAGGATGCCTGGTTGCATAGTCACTAATGACCAAAATAAACTTGTTTCCTGTGTGACTGCATTCAACTGGTCTGACTATGTCAACACCAATGACTTCAAAAGGTGTAGAAATAACAGAGAGAGGGTTGAGGGGGACAATTTCTGTATGCTTTCCATTATGCTAGGATGAAATACACCCAGCTGCATATTTAGGTATGAGGCTAAGATGTGTGATTAGCTGGACGGAGACCTCAACCACACTTTGCCTCTGAAAGATAAAGCATTCACACTGACAAGGGAGATAGAGagagaaacagcagcagagataaaaacagaaagaagggACTAGTTGGCCCAGGAGGACCAGGAACCATGACAGGAtcaagacaggaaaaaaatgtttatgaaTTGGGCCCAGATGTCTGAGGCTTATAATAGGAAGCAGGATTTCAGCTTACCCTGGTAACTTCAGTGTTAATCCTGGGTTTTCTGTACTAAGAAGGTGGTTAAATTCTTACCGGGGTAATGCACCATGGTAACTTATGTTATGAACCTAACCTGCTTTGGAGCAGGTTAGGTTCCAGATTAGAGATCAACAGGTATCTCTAATCTGATACCAACCAATCAATACTCAAGAAAATAGGGTCACCATTTCTGGAAGATCCTTGTGAATTAACAGTGGGAGGGTCTAAAGTTTCCCAGTAGCATGTAATGTCTTTATGTTTCCCCGATGAGCATTAATTTATTGTAACAATATTGTTCCATAAGCATTAATATCTGATCCTAAAACAGGATAATCATATCAAATTCGTACTGAAACTAGgggtgaatgtttttatatttaatctgtACTCCAAAACCAGGGCTGGGATATAACTGATAGGTATGGAACTAAAATTCTTACTTTTGTTATGATCTGCAAGGCAGATCATGTAGAGAAGAGAGGAGTGTGGACCCAAGAGCAGACACTGAAGACTGACTTACTGAGAGAGCTTTATTTACAGTAGGAGGCAAAATACAAACAAGAGAAGAGAATGGCCATAACTTAAACTAAGAAAAACCTAAACCAGGAATGCTAACAAAAAGATGCAACCAGAGACAAAGAAGTGGGAAAAACCTGAAACGTGGGGGAAACAACAGCAGGACAA encodes the following:
- the LOC116320826 gene encoding desmoglein-2-like → MTRASFPVFVLLVFALQALAVESHNSGYSLVRKRREWVLPPKLLTENVDYTKEKLIAKIRSDFQVGSNLRYSLEGVGANQYPFHVFVVDANTGDVSVTKLLDREEIDTYNLSGVAVYNNGTIAEKKIDLRIKVVDVNDNSPVFPDVDPADVDELSPKDTFVTTVDAFDADEPGNANSQIAYSIIAQNPAHDMFYIDRRDGSIFVKRPVLDRETCSKYILTIQGQDLNGDPRGNTGTTTIIINVLDVNDNSPTLEKDQYEGSIEENTQGVEVMRIKAEDMDLQGTDNWEAVFDIVKGNEAGYFSIKTDPNTNEGILMLDKAVDYEDVKNLELGLAVRNKNPFVGSGGGGASAAFGASGGSGGGGGGGSGGGGERFKTYPIKINVKNQPEGPRFNPKVKAIPVSEGGKSFNIKNVIASYPAVDGDTGQPAKAVKYAKGSDPDNWLTIDPETAEIKLNKMPDRESPYLVNGTYTAKILCISDDMPGKTATGTIAIQVEDSNDHCPTLTSNFQTLCTTANAVIVNANDKDAYPNGPPFQFEIIPENTKGKWNMEHLNNTAAILRSQEAFWPGVYEVEFVVKDQQGHACPEPQRMTVQVCTCEDGVVCGKRGSNGHASKTTSLGPAAIGLILAGLLLLLIIPLLLFFCLCGSAKQFPDLFSDMPDCETKSHLINYCTEGPGKNTEVPLVNSLQEVDRNPLLVITGTVKNVAVAPAGSLDYEASLTNINGMKWGTYQDGFSTDYGQEMGGFTDFHSEFETRESSQGGLFDSMALPHYFLAQYYSQKTASGDDNLGVKDGLLVSDYEGQGSSAGSVGCSSILESDNDLQFLDDLGPKFKTLAEVCRGKTMSCDEKQVLPPTPNAYINTQTSVSSSMSAQKLSPPPKLEPAISKVEQSVVMKTTEHSEIVKESTAKVKEEMNTMKAGLANQGQMLLMQQQQPVYYTTTPVLQPMHYVVQPQVHNTVLLAEAPTTNLQGMVLVNNPQTGPAQGVFVQGQTLMSSGQAQGPGMVLVENGDTHSWSDGLIQAGSLSGSQTMMVVKGKAPSGSMKVLKGSQGLLVQGSTLLSEGVSGSKKVLTVGVPTISNKQLVQEGGLSKKSEVFGSEKVIYSRSSQSTALKANQ